The Deltaproteobacteria bacterium genome has a segment encoding these proteins:
- a CDS encoding VPLPA-CTERM sorting domain-containing protein, with amino-acid sequence MQSRAESAFDAASSLFLFSVVDVEQGEAAGYSVTFYDDDLFQTFSFTDLRARDGSIVWGGDNTANYVSAFTAAELGFTEIDQVKFVYGGSGGIALGAPVPVPAVVWLLGTALLGLSGFRRRRLS; translated from the coding sequence TTGCAATCAAGGGCTGAATCCGCGTTTGACGCCGCATCCAGTCTGTTCCTCTTCAGTGTTGTGGACGTGGAGCAGGGCGAAGCGGCGGGCTATTCGGTGACGTTCTATGACGACGATCTGTTTCAAACGTTCAGTTTTACGGATCTGCGGGCCAGGGACGGCTCCATCGTGTGGGGCGGCGACAATACGGCCAACTATGTTTCAGCCTTTACAGCCGCTGAGCTTGGCTTCACTGAAATTGACCAGGTGAAGTTCGTTTATGGAGGATCCGGCGGCATCGCTCTGGGCGCGCCGGTTCCCGTCCCGGCCGTGGTGTGGCTGCTCGGCACGGCATTGCTGGGACTATCAGGGTTTCGGAGAAGACGGCTGAGTTAA